The following coding sequences lie in one Actinomycetota bacterium genomic window:
- a CDS encoding SDR family oxidoreductase: MTISRGRALVTGGSGFIGSHLCERLLNDGYEVLCVDNYYSSTKDNIAHLLDNPRFEVMRHDVTFPLYVEVDEIYHLACPASPIHYQRDPVQTTKTAVHGSINMLGLAKRTGAKILLTSTSEVYGDPLVHPQTEDYWGNVNPIGPRACYDEGKRAAETLFFDYHRQHNLRIKVVRLFNTYGPRMHPHDGRVVSNFVVSALAGEPLTIYGEGQQTRSFCYIDDLVEGLIAMMHSPDEVTGPINLGNPGEFTIAQLADLVIEQTASASDRVYLALPQDDPVRRQPDITRARLTLGWEPTVPLAEGLARTIDYFRLIMG; this comes from the coding sequence GTGACGATCAGCCGAGGTCGTGCTCTTGTAACCGGTGGGTCGGGTTTCATCGGTTCACATTTGTGCGAGCGCCTGCTCAACGATGGCTATGAAGTGCTGTGCGTCGACAACTACTACTCGTCAACCAAGGACAACATCGCGCACTTATTGGACAACCCTCGCTTTGAGGTGATGCGCCACGATGTGACTTTCCCGCTCTATGTCGAAGTCGATGAGATCTACCACCTCGCCTGTCCGGCATCGCCCATTCACTATCAGCGTGATCCTGTGCAAACGACCAAGACTGCTGTGCACGGTTCGATCAACATGCTCGGGCTGGCAAAGCGCACTGGAGCAAAGATCCTTCTGACTTCAACCTCTGAGGTCTACGGAGATCCGCTGGTGCATCCTCAAACTGAGGACTACTGGGGAAATGTGAACCCGATCGGTCCACGCGCTTGTTATGACGAAGGCAAGCGGGCAGCTGAGACTCTCTTCTTCGACTACCACCGCCAGCACAATCTGCGAATCAAGGTCGTGCGCCTGTTCAATACCTATGGGCCGCGCATGCATCCACATGATGGTCGGGTGGTGTCGAACTTCGTCGTGAGTGCTTTGGCTGGTGAGCCGCTCACCATTTACGGCGAGGGCCAGCAGACTCGATCCTTCTGTTACATCGATGACCTCGTCGAGGGACTCATCGCGATGATGCACTCTCCAGACGAGGTCACGGGGCCGATCAACCTTGGCAACCCTGGCGAGTTCACGATTGCCCAGCTAGCTGATCTCGTCATTGAGCAGACAGCTTCCGCTTCGGATCGGGTGTACTTGGCTTTGCCCCAGGACGATCCAGTTCGTCGGCAACCGGATATCACCCGTGCGCGCCTGACTCTTGGCTGGGAGCCCACGGTTCCTCTGGCCGAAGGATTGGCTCGGACGATTGACTATTTCCGACTGATCATGGGCTGA
- a CDS encoding N-acetylneuraminate synthase family protein, with protein MTTFQLGDRFIGPDQPTYFIADIAANHDGDLDRALALMTLARDAGADCAKFQHFRAAHIVSDYGFRSLGGQQSHQSSWKKSVFEVYEDAAVSWDWTPVLAAHAQELGIEFMSAPYDLEAVAHLNPYVRAFKVGSGDINWLEELEAIANLGKPVMIAAGAADLPDVERAMELLRALRVPVVLMQCNTNYTGSIENIRYVNLRVLSQFAAMYPDVTLGLSDHTPGHVTVLGAVSLGARAVEKHFTDDTTRTGPDHGFSLDPIGWRAMVDDTRMLEAALGTGSKQVEPNEQETVVLQRRCVRASRPLLAGTMLTANDVEVLRPAPREAIPAHEFEAVIGRTLTRDLQFGQELQWADLES; from the coding sequence GTGACCACGTTCCAACTTGGCGATCGATTCATCGGTCCCGATCAACCGACTTACTTCATTGCTGACATCGCCGCAAACCACGATGGCGATCTGGACCGTGCGCTCGCGCTCATGACTTTGGCCCGCGATGCCGGTGCGGACTGCGCAAAGTTCCAGCATTTTCGAGCCGCCCACATCGTCTCTGATTACGGCTTTCGATCCCTCGGTGGTCAGCAATCGCATCAGTCTTCCTGGAAGAAATCAGTGTTTGAGGTCTACGAGGACGCAGCAGTGTCGTGGGACTGGACGCCGGTGTTGGCCGCACACGCGCAGGAACTCGGCATTGAATTCATGTCGGCGCCATACGACCTCGAAGCCGTTGCGCATCTCAATCCATATGTGCGCGCATTCAAGGTGGGCTCCGGCGACATCAATTGGCTCGAAGAGCTTGAGGCAATTGCCAATCTTGGCAAGCCAGTCATGATCGCTGCTGGTGCGGCTGATCTTCCAGATGTCGAGCGTGCAATGGAACTGCTGCGAGCACTGCGTGTGCCAGTAGTGCTGATGCAATGCAACACGAACTACACCGGTTCGATTGAGAACATTCGATATGTGAATCTTCGGGTGCTCTCCCAGTTTGCCGCGATGTATCCCGATGTGACTCTTGGACTCTCCGATCACACGCCTGGACATGTCACGGTGCTGGGAGCCGTCAGCCTTGGCGCCCGAGCCGTCGAGAAGCACTTCACTGACGACACCACCCGCACTGGTCCAGACCACGGCTTCTCACTTGATCCAATCGGCTGGCGAGCAATGGTCGACGACACCAGAATGCTCGAGGCTGCCTTGGGAACCGGCAGCAAGCAGGTCGAACCAAATGAGCAAGAAACCGTTGTGCTGCAACGTCGTTGCGTGCGTGCATCTCGTCCGCTTCTCGCGGGAACCATGCTCACCGCGAACGATGTCGAGGTCCTGCGTCCAGCCCCCCGCGAGGCGATTCCCGCTCATGAATTCGAGGCGGTGATCGGTCGCACCCTGACGCGTGACCTGCAGTTCGGACAAGAACTTCAGTGGGCAGATCTCGAATCGTGA
- a CDS encoding glycosyltransferase, with amino-acid sequence MTYVGIDIEQFIRDPYGTGIQRVLQYLAMHWPSGRVPADFVVPNPVRDGEYLLLNPQQAAALIAIAFEHREPQDDVLGLVHEQLASLLAAREVTAVKLGELVSLYDSWLLPEVSYLPSVLERFEIFRRCMRTVMIGYDTLPMTEPANYRFKPGNAAWVSEYFRMLAVADSVVCISAYARDSIHDRLRRDRALPISVAHPGGDHLPVRVKSSTGRSRFVRLGTLEARKRPLEILGGFMDAVDAGLDAELVFIGKRSSSDEAINQALQGAIDSGYPVTWVQGASDDEVYELVNSSDVFLSIGIEGYGIPVLEAIRLGVPVIFDGVQPAGKLMQGRGAHQVPASSRAELTELFTAYGSAQARLGLSAGLDSQNVPTWSQFALQVAAATVN; translated from the coding sequence ATGACCTACGTCGGCATTGATATCGAACAGTTCATTCGCGATCCGTACGGCACTGGCATTCAACGGGTATTGCAGTATCTGGCAATGCATTGGCCATCGGGGCGGGTGCCGGCTGACTTTGTTGTTCCCAACCCGGTCCGCGACGGTGAATATCTGCTCTTGAATCCGCAGCAGGCTGCTGCACTCATCGCGATCGCATTCGAACACCGCGAACCACAAGACGATGTCCTTGGCCTGGTTCATGAGCAGCTGGCAAGTCTGCTGGCTGCGCGCGAGGTCACTGCCGTGAAGCTCGGTGAGCTGGTGAGTCTGTATGACAGCTGGCTGTTGCCTGAAGTGTCCTACCTTCCAAGTGTTCTTGAACGATTTGAAATCTTCCGTCGATGCATGCGCACGGTGATGATTGGCTACGACACCCTGCCAATGACTGAGCCTGCGAACTACCGATTCAAGCCTGGCAACGCTGCCTGGGTCAGTGAGTACTTCCGGATGCTGGCAGTTGCTGACTCTGTTGTGTGCATCAGTGCCTACGCGCGCGATTCGATCCATGATCGTCTGCGTCGCGATCGGGCATTGCCCATCAGCGTGGCTCACCCTGGTGGTGATCACCTGCCCGTTCGAGTGAAGAGTTCAACTGGCAGAAGCCGATTTGTGCGACTTGGCACTTTGGAAGCCCGCAAGCGACCGCTGGAAATCCTTGGCGGTTTCATGGATGCAGTCGATGCCGGCTTGGATGCCGAGCTTGTGTTCATTGGCAAGCGCTCTTCGTCGGATGAGGCAATCAATCAAGCGCTGCAAGGGGCCATTGACTCTGGCTATCCGGTGACCTGGGTGCAGGGTGCTTCCGATGACGAAGTCTATGAGCTCGTCAACAGCAGCGATGTGTTCCTGTCCATCGGTATCGAGGGATATGGCATCCCAGTGCTTGAAGCGATTCGCCTTGGCGTCCCCGTGATCTTCGACGGAGTGCAGCCGGCAGGGAAGTTGATGCAAGGTCGCGGAGCTCACCAGGTTCCGGCCTCCTCGCGAGCGGAACTGACCGAGCTCTTCACCGCCTATGGATCAGCACAGGCTCGGCTTGGATTGAGCGCCGGGCTTGATTCACAGAATGTGCCCACTTGGTCGCAGTTCGCACTCCAGGTCGCAGCGGCAACGGTGAATTAG
- a CDS encoding FkbM family methyltransferase, with amino-acid sequence MTARRISYAQNGEDIRVWRAFRGLPNSGLTYVDVGANEPRHLSITASLYDLGWRGLLIEADPAHAEQLRIHRPLDTVIECAAADRDGELVFYRVPGTGLGSLEAAEAQEAAARGFETSSIAVPARKLSGILDDSALQEIHFMSIDVEGAEASVLAGLDLGRHRPWVLCIESVVPGTSTRSHAAWEAAVLDAGYALVSFDGVNSWYVSQEHSELTIDLAIPFNAIDAGADGWVQSDDAHRTDRVNRADIRRVWQRELLMHDIRHEVPTTEYEKQIGELRGALTQVEDSRTWKLARKVSKGARVGQFKLRQGLAHLPGPVRTSLVRSRHLKHVIVNQGHLTDPAYLGKAPADEVNWINASDKPAMPAGGFQLEPLTPDSCAAAQAWLDAGPYDSDEMLNARTDNHGDEIGRLAAALRLRLKLAQPSSLAGASGKLILFDARSLQTSTFGARGIGRFALAALASARESATDDELVLLVDPALELLPDELAGQCRQITRVRVEDASDFGLLIQPSPMTSSAEPLLALLHSNAHKVAVVFDFIPMHYPTIYLNNLAARAEYAAGLDALRHYDDFICISHLAKQELHAWIGADRVAGITSSVAWPRDVLPKAEQASAMAGESRRGPIVVMTGDEPRKNTYGALAAIGAATAGGQESREVVVLGMAGQQTRVHHWSIAAAFRPGEARTLERISDEDMHELLSTTELVVVASFDEGLSLPIIEALRAGAPVVASDIPAHRELIGSDSYLAPAGDIRALAKAISRHRGKSATQRNEMRILKRHMHEELENSIAQRIGARSGAARRHPQEYSRATDAHRRLSIGVGTPWLPQKSGVADFSAATIAELARLADVTVYTTSDAQVEGLNHANIDDVLAHGHEHDVFVCVVGNSHFHVPYIEAMRLIDAVAIAHDTRMVEYYMAMRGQGGVEQVMVRGSKQRSLDPSLDDQIDDMRLLRNAGFWELAHQAQLLVLHSPSAAPRIERETGITPRVLPFANQRVPNIEHISNELRAAARARLGFHADLVHLGSFGYIDLRTKLTDVVVEAAAWLSQWGHRVSVHLVGSASPDDVQSLTKRAEEAGIAEFEITGFVSEDQFRDYLLAVDLGVQLRVSPLLGVSGPLSDLAAFGTTSVASSGLAIDVNTPAYIDRLPDDVSSLMVAEAIEYRLRNPIDPELRDTQRLEYLEQMSPARYAKLLLAVLEEAAGLQP; translated from the coding sequence GTGACTGCTCGGAGGATCTCCTACGCCCAAAACGGCGAGGACATCCGTGTGTGGCGCGCCTTTCGTGGGCTGCCGAACTCTGGTCTCACCTACGTCGATGTTGGAGCAAATGAGCCTCGGCATTTGAGTATCACTGCGAGCTTGTACGACTTGGGCTGGCGAGGCCTGCTCATCGAAGCCGACCCGGCGCATGCCGAGCAATTACGAATCCATCGTCCGCTGGACACTGTCATTGAGTGCGCGGCTGCTGATCGCGATGGCGAACTGGTCTTCTACCGAGTTCCCGGCACTGGGCTTGGCAGCCTGGAGGCTGCAGAGGCTCAGGAGGCGGCCGCTCGTGGCTTTGAGACTAGTTCGATTGCGGTGCCAGCGCGCAAGCTGAGCGGAATTCTCGACGACTCCGCCCTGCAAGAGATCCACTTCATGTCCATCGATGTCGAGGGCGCAGAAGCCAGCGTTCTTGCGGGATTGGATCTTGGGCGTCATCGACCGTGGGTGCTGTGCATTGAGTCGGTGGTGCCTGGCACGAGCACCCGATCGCATGCGGCCTGGGAAGCAGCTGTTCTGGATGCGGGCTATGCACTTGTCAGCTTTGACGGAGTGAATTCTTGGTATGTCTCCCAAGAGCACAGCGAACTCACTATTGATTTGGCAATTCCCTTCAATGCCATTGATGCTGGAGCCGACGGCTGGGTGCAGTCTGACGACGCGCACCGCACGGATCGTGTCAACCGAGCAGATATCCGACGGGTCTGGCAACGTGAACTGCTCATGCATGACATCAGGCACGAGGTGCCAACTACCGAATACGAGAAGCAGATTGGCGAGTTACGTGGGGCCTTGACTCAAGTTGAAGACTCGCGTACCTGGAAGTTGGCGCGCAAGGTGAGCAAGGGCGCGCGAGTTGGCCAGTTCAAATTGCGCCAAGGCCTCGCGCATCTGCCGGGGCCGGTGCGCACGTCACTTGTACGCAGCCGGCACCTCAAGCATGTGATCGTCAATCAAGGGCATTTGACGGATCCGGCCTATCTTGGCAAAGCACCCGCTGACGAAGTGAACTGGATCAACGCCAGCGACAAGCCCGCAATGCCTGCTGGTGGTTTTCAACTCGAGCCTTTGACGCCTGATTCATGCGCTGCAGCCCAGGCCTGGCTCGATGCCGGTCCTTATGACTCCGACGAAATGCTGAATGCGCGCACCGACAATCACGGAGATGAGATCGGCCGGCTAGCTGCCGCATTGCGGCTGCGATTGAAGCTCGCTCAACCATCTTCGCTGGCAGGGGCCAGTGGCAAGCTGATTCTTTTCGACGCGCGCAGCTTGCAAACCTCCACCTTTGGCGCGCGCGGCATCGGCCGCTTTGCACTCGCGGCGCTGGCAAGCGCCCGCGAATCTGCGACTGATGATGAACTTGTACTGCTCGTTGATCCTGCTCTTGAACTCCTGCCTGACGAGCTCGCAGGGCAGTGTCGCCAAATTACCCGGGTGCGCGTGGAGGATGCATCAGACTTCGGCCTGCTCATTCAACCTTCACCCATGACTTCTAGCGCAGAGCCACTGCTTGCGCTCTTGCACAGCAATGCGCACAAGGTCGCAGTGGTGTTCGACTTCATTCCGATGCACTACCCGACGATCTATCTCAACAATCTGGCAGCAAGAGCCGAGTACGCCGCTGGCCTTGATGCCCTGCGCCACTACGACGATTTCATTTGCATCTCGCATCTTGCCAAGCAGGAGCTGCATGCCTGGATCGGTGCTGATCGGGTCGCAGGCATAACGAGCAGTGTTGCCTGGCCTCGAGATGTATTGCCGAAGGCTGAGCAGGCATCGGCTATGGCCGGAGAGTCTCGTCGTGGCCCAATCGTGGTGATGACTGGTGACGAGCCCCGCAAGAACACCTACGGCGCACTGGCCGCAATTGGTGCCGCGACCGCCGGAGGCCAGGAATCTCGCGAGGTAGTCGTGCTGGGCATGGCGGGCCAGCAGACCCGGGTGCATCACTGGTCCATTGCCGCAGCCTTTCGTCCTGGCGAGGCTCGGACCCTTGAGCGCATCAGTGACGAGGACATGCATGAATTGCTCAGTACCACCGAATTGGTCGTCGTAGCGTCCTTTGATGAGGGTTTGTCCTTGCCGATCATTGAAGCTCTTCGGGCCGGTGCACCCGTGGTCGCATCAGATATTCCGGCGCACCGGGAACTCATTGGATCCGATTCGTACCTCGCGCCTGCGGGTGACATCCGAGCTCTGGCCAAGGCAATCAGCCGGCACCGTGGCAAGTCTGCAACTCAACGAAACGAAATGAGAATTCTCAAGCGTCATATGCATGAAGAGCTTGAGAACTCGATCGCTCAGCGCATTGGTGCACGCAGTGGCGCAGCCCGCAGGCACCCGCAAGAGTATTCGCGGGCTACGGATGCTCACCGTCGACTCAGCATCGGTGTTGGCACACCTTGGCTGCCACAGAAATCGGGGGTGGCCGATTTCTCTGCGGCTACGATCGCCGAACTTGCGAGGCTTGCTGACGTCACGGTGTACACGACCTCGGATGCGCAAGTTGAGGGTCTGAACCACGCAAATATCGATGACGTGCTGGCTCATGGCCACGAGCACGATGTCTTTGTATGTGTCGTGGGCAACTCGCATTTCCACGTGCCGTACATCGAGGCGATGCGCCTGATTGATGCGGTCGCCATCGCGCATGACACCCGGATGGTCGAGTACTACATGGCGATGCGCGGCCAAGGCGGAGTCGAGCAAGTGATGGTGCGCGGATCAAAGCAGCGATCACTGGATCCATCACTCGATGATCAGATCGATGACATGCGGCTTCTGCGGAATGCTGGCTTCTGGGAGCTGGCCCATCAGGCGCAATTGCTCGTTCTGCATTCACCTAGCGCAGCTCCGCGCATTGAGCGCGAGACTGGCATCACGCCGCGGGTGCTTCCCTTCGCCAATCAACGGGTGCCGAACATTGAACACATCTCTAACGAATTGCGCGCAGCAGCGCGGGCGCGCCTTGGCTTCCATGCGGACCTCGTGCACCTAGGCAGTTTCGGCTACATCGACCTTCGCACCAAGCTCACAGATGTCGTCGTTGAGGCAGCAGCCTGGCTGAGCCAGTGGGGGCACCGCGTCAGTGTGCATCTCGTCGGCTCTGCATCACCGGACGACGTTCAATCGCTGACCAAGCGAGCCGAAGAGGCCGGGATCGCTGAGTTTGAGATCACTGGATTCGTGAGTGAAGACCAGTTCCGCGACTATCTGCTTGCGGTTGATCTTGGTGTCCAATTGCGGGTGAGCCCGCTTCTTGGCGTCAGCGGGCCATTGAGCGATCTGGCGGCATTTGGCACGACGAGTGTGGCCAGCTCAGGCCTTGCTATCGATGTCAACACTCCCGCATACATCGATCGCCTGCCAGATGATGTGAGCTCTTTGATGGTGGCTGAGGCAATTGAATACCGTCTCCGGAATCCGATCGACCCGGAGCTGCGCGATACTCAACGGCTTGAGTACCTCGAGCAGATGTCGCCTGCCAGATACGCCAAACTGCTGCTCGCGGTTCTGGAAGAAGCGGCGGGTTTACAGCCATGA
- a CDS encoding glycosyltransferase family 2 protein, whose product MTSLRTLVAIPAWNEAGSIADVIAKVREHRPDADILVVSDGSTDDTGDLAKAAGAIVVILPFNVGVGGAMRTAFLYAKREGYGAMVQVDADGQHDPADLDRVIEGLVEADVVVGTRFHPNSKYLVRGPRRWAMVLLSKSLSRMNRGTISDPTSGFRSAGPRAIDLFAVEYPADYLGDTVGSLSIAIRNGLVIHETPVTMYFRQAGRPSKNAIWSALYLGRAALAIIATTTRARRTPKADAA is encoded by the coding sequence GTGACATCCCTGCGAACCCTCGTGGCCATCCCTGCCTGGAACGAGGCTGGCTCGATCGCGGATGTGATCGCCAAGGTGCGGGAACACCGGCCGGATGCGGACATTCTCGTGGTCAGCGATGGTTCAACCGATGACACGGGAGACTTGGCGAAGGCTGCCGGAGCAATCGTGGTCATCCTGCCGTTCAACGTTGGCGTAGGCGGCGCGATGCGCACTGCCTTTCTCTATGCCAAGCGCGAGGGTTACGGGGCGATGGTCCAGGTGGATGCCGACGGTCAGCACGATCCGGCCGATCTGGACCGAGTCATCGAAGGCCTCGTAGAGGCAGACGTAGTTGTTGGCACCCGCTTCCATCCCAATTCGAAGTATTTGGTTCGCGGTCCGCGTCGATGGGCGATGGTGCTGCTTTCGAAGTCCCTCAGCCGGATGAATCGCGGCACGATCTCTGACCCCACGTCGGGCTTTCGCAGCGCTGGCCCGCGAGCCATCGATCTTTTCGCGGTCGAATATCCCGCTGACTATCTCGGCGACACGGTCGGCTCATTGTCGATCGCGATTCGCAATGGGCTCGTCATCCATGAGACACCGGTGACCATGTACTTCCGGCAGGCCGGACGACCGAGCAAGAACGCCATCTGGTCGGCGCTGTACCTGGGTCGAGCCGCTCTGGCGATCATCGCCACCACGACGCGCGCGCGTCGGACTCCGAAGGCTGATGCTGCATGA
- a CDS encoding DUF2142 domain-containing protein, with the protein MRSRAWWLLPIAFFIMCSGWAVTSPVGSAPDDDYHLSSIWCGSGIQDGVCELDDAYPDTRKVPRNVVDASECFRFLPGQTARCQWASREDTTMVWTERVNDIQGLYPPGFYKVMSVFVGPNVERSVVAMRLFNSLLAALLMAAIMRLTPKGIASAAMIAIPVTFIPLGIFVTVSTNPSAWTIIGLAGYWAFALAWLHRGDPLGPDADAPEDPRKFDRRSLLLGAGTFICAFLAMSSRVDSNVYVVLATLMVLTMHGWRKARKQPIRLASLGLLCLLAVILYFTVSSATLLGAGGGSGTTGEEDSGIGLLLTNVTQLPQLFQGIVGGSLGWFDTNMPAIVNFIGVIVVGALLYRGLAQASTRQIIAMGIAASALILVPLAYLQSQHLNVGELVQPRYILPLLTVLIATAALSSNPLRRLALPRAPAIAIGALLSISACVAYWVNIQRYIAGQFQPLIEGTLPIKWSPLLHAPLVPVSIVTALATIAWVMGIFLWARTSKDRLPLTH; encoded by the coding sequence GTGCGGAGCAGAGCTTGGTGGCTACTCCCCATTGCCTTTTTCATCATGTGCTCGGGCTGGGCAGTGACTTCCCCCGTGGGCTCGGCTCCAGATGACGACTATCACCTCAGTTCGATCTGGTGTGGCAGTGGGATCCAAGACGGCGTCTGCGAGCTTGACGACGCCTATCCCGACACTCGCAAGGTTCCGCGCAATGTGGTGGATGCCTCTGAATGCTTCCGGTTTCTTCCCGGCCAGACTGCTCGATGCCAATGGGCCTCGCGTGAGGACACCACGATGGTGTGGACTGAACGCGTCAATGACATCCAGGGCCTGTACCCCCCTGGCTTCTACAAGGTCATGTCAGTGTTCGTCGGCCCTAATGTCGAGCGTTCAGTTGTTGCCATGCGCCTGTTCAACTCCCTGCTGGCGGCACTGCTGATGGCAGCGATCATGCGACTGACGCCGAAGGGGATCGCCTCAGCCGCAATGATCGCCATACCGGTCACCTTTATTCCGCTCGGCATCTTCGTCACCGTCTCCACCAACCCGAGCGCCTGGACCATCATCGGACTGGCTGGCTATTGGGCCTTCGCCCTTGCCTGGCTGCACCGAGGCGACCCCCTTGGGCCCGATGCCGATGCTCCTGAGGATCCGCGGAAGTTCGATCGCCGGAGTCTGCTGCTTGGCGCCGGCACCTTCATCTGTGCCTTTCTCGCGATGAGCAGCCGGGTGGACTCCAATGTCTATGTCGTGCTGGCCACTCTCATGGTGCTCACCATGCACGGCTGGCGGAAGGCTCGAAAGCAGCCAATTCGCTTGGCCAGTCTTGGCTTGCTGTGCCTGCTTGCAGTGATCCTGTACTTCACGGTCTCCTCGGCCACGCTGCTAGGCGCTGGCGGCGGCTCAGGAACCACTGGCGAGGAAGACTCAGGCATTGGGCTACTGCTGACCAATGTCACGCAACTTCCGCAACTGTTCCAAGGCATCGTGGGCGGATCGCTGGGTTGGTTCGACACCAACATGCCGGCGATCGTCAACTTCATCGGCGTCATCGTGGTGGGCGCGCTGCTCTATCGCGGTCTGGCTCAGGCCTCGACTCGTCAGATCATTGCCATGGGCATCGCCGCCAGCGCTCTGATCCTGGTGCCGCTTGCCTATTTGCAGTCCCAGCACCTGAACGTTGGCGAACTCGTTCAGCCGCGGTACATCCTGCCGTTGCTCACCGTCCTGATCGCCACAGCCGCATTGAGCTCCAACCCGCTTCGAAGGCTGGCGCTGCCTCGAGCCCCGGCGATTGCGATTGGCGCGCTGCTCTCCATCAGCGCTTGCGTTGCCTACTGGGTCAATATCCAGCGCTATATCGCCGGGCAATTCCAACCGCTGATCGAGGGGACTCTGCCGATCAAGTGGAGCCCACTGCTGCACGCGCCACTTGTTCCAGTCAGCATCGTGACGGCTCTGGCGACGATCGCATGGGTGATGGGCATATTCCTGTGGGCCCGGACGAGCAAGGACCGCCTGCCGCTCACGCACTGA
- a CDS encoding DUF2304 domain-containing protein, whose amino-acid sequence MTANVLAGITAIVTFIFVFSLLRRGALREKYAVLWLFFSGAALFFAVVPGALDWFANLVGVATPVNLLFFVTVVLLVLVSVQLSYELSRHEMRIRRLAEEIALLQEEIEQLREQRDN is encoded by the coding sequence ATGACCGCAAATGTGCTGGCTGGCATCACTGCAATCGTCACCTTCATCTTTGTGTTCAGCCTGCTTCGCCGCGGAGCCTTGCGCGAAAAGTATGCGGTGCTTTGGTTGTTCTTCTCGGGCGCTGCGCTCTTCTTTGCAGTCGTGCCCGGAGCTCTTGACTGGTTCGCAAATCTTGTTGGTGTCGCGACGCCGGTCAATCTGCTGTTCTTCGTGACCGTCGTGCTCCTGGTGCTGGTCAGTGTGCAGTTGAGCTACGAGTTGAGTCGGCACGAGATGCGCATCCGGCGCCTTGCCGAAGAGATCGCGCTGCTGCAGGAAGAAATCGAGCAGTTGCGGGAGCAGCGTGACAACTGA
- a CDS encoding glycosyltransferase → MSIDCVYASASWGLHDLRWTNALRELGHEPAVVVLGRDVEIGNFRNAVVEASAAELPVLAGPLTTVTRHLNIDHDLPKVVGLSWGFDLHELETTRDLTWLAELSGLIVDSDPTMKIALQCGVPESHLTFLPWGVDLELFTPTGPLFDLSSLNLQPGTRLLLSLRAHEPLYRVEEIVKAFAQAHDDHPNLVLLIGHTGSLTRDLRSLVTELGLEESVRFIGAIDESQVAELMRVCVGYISAAEVDGTSVTLLQAMACGTAVIASDSPGNLCWISPNTGFLFHIGSVTQQAAAISQALTMDVSRRTEAALDLVRSRADWHANLGRLETALFG, encoded by the coding sequence ATGAGCATTGACTGTGTCTATGCAAGCGCGAGTTGGGGCTTGCACGATCTGCGCTGGACGAATGCCCTGCGCGAACTCGGACATGAGCCTGCGGTGGTCGTCCTTGGACGCGACGTTGAGATAGGCAATTTCCGCAATGCTGTTGTCGAGGCTTCCGCTGCCGAACTCCCCGTTCTCGCTGGGCCGCTAACGACCGTCACTCGGCACTTGAACATTGACCATGACTTGCCGAAGGTTGTCGGACTCTCCTGGGGCTTCGACCTTCATGAGCTGGAAACCACCCGCGATCTGACCTGGCTTGCTGAACTGAGTGGATTGATCGTTGACTCCGATCCGACCATGAAGATTGCCTTGCAATGCGGAGTGCCTGAATCGCATCTGACCTTCCTGCCCTGGGGAGTGGATCTCGAACTGTTCACGCCCACCGGACCGTTGTTTGATCTGAGTTCCCTGAATCTCCAGCCCGGCACCCGTCTGCTGCTCTCGTTGCGCGCTCATGAACCCCTGTATCGAGTGGAGGAGATCGTCAAAGCCTTCGCCCAAGCGCATGACGATCATCCAAATCTCGTGCTGCTCATCGGCCACACCGGGTCTCTTACTCGTGACTTGCGCTCACTTGTGACCGAGCTCGGTCTAGAAGAATCTGTGCGCTTCATCGGAGCAATTGATGAGTCGCAAGTAGCCGAACTGATGCGGGTCTGCGTCGGCTACATCAGCGCAGCCGAGGTCGATGGAACTTCAGTGACCTTGTTGCAGGCCATGGCCTGCGGCACTGCGGTGATTGCCTCTGATTCCCCAGGCAATCTCTGCTGGATCAGCCCGAACACTGGTTTCCTGTTTCACATTGGCTCGGTCACACAGCAGGCCGCTGCCATCTCTCAAGCACTGACCATGGATGTCTCGCGCCGCACCGAGGCTGCGCTCGACCTCGTGCGCAGCAGAGCCGACTGGCATGCCAACCTGGGTCGGCTTGAGACCGCCCTCTTCGGCTAA